A genomic segment from Bradyrhizobium sp. ISRA430 encodes:
- a CDS encoding HNH endonuclease: MNAHVSQGSWPVLVLNADFRPLSYYPLSLWSWQDAIKAVFLDRVNIVAHYDQAVRSPTLEMQLPSVVSLKSFVKPTTHPAFTRFNVFLRDRFACQYCGSPEDLTFDHIIPRSKGGQTTWENVVAACSPCNLRKGNLTPAQAKMFPRQTAFAPTVHQLHRNGRLFPPNYLHDSWLDYLYWDTELDP, translated from the coding sequence TTGAACGCACATGTCTCGCAAGGCAGTTGGCCGGTGTTGGTGCTGAATGCGGACTTCCGGCCGCTGAGTTATTACCCGCTGTCGCTCTGGTCCTGGCAGGACGCGATCAAGGCGGTGTTCCTCGACCGTGTCAACATCGTCGCGCATTACGATCAGGCGGTTCGAAGTCCCACGCTGGAAATGCAACTGCCGAGCGTCGTCTCGCTCAAATCCTTCGTCAAGCCGACCACCCATCCCGCCTTCACCCGTTTCAACGTCTTCCTGCGCGATCGTTTCGCCTGCCAATATTGCGGCTCGCCCGAAGACCTCACCTTCGATCACATCATCCCGCGCAGCAAGGGCGGCCAGACCACCTGGGAGAACGTGGTCGCGGCCTGTTCGCCCTGTAACTTGCGCAAGGGCAATCTCACCCCGGCGCAGGCAAAAATGTTTCCGCGCCAGACCGCCTTCGCCCCGACCGTGCACCAGCTCCACCGCAACGGCCGTCTCTTCCCGCCGAATTATCTGCACGATAGCTGGCTGGACTATCTCTACTGGGATACGGAGCTGGATCCGTAG